From Methylobacterium radiodurans, a single genomic window includes:
- a CDS encoding sulfurtransferase, translating into MLRQSARLLALAAGTLLPLSQALAQEPAARPAGPAAIKADPQDSPLVSTEWLEKNLDAKKVRIVEVSVEPGVFERGHIPGAQNVVWHTDLVETVSRDIAGPEKFTALVRRLGIDRDTTVVLYGDNNNWFAAWGAWVFAQYGLVDNVKLLDGGRKKWEAEKRPLDTRSADVAASGFTPASASPALRARFSDVLAVAKKERDEQILDIRSPDEFSGKIIAPAGVQELAIRAGHIPGSVNVPWGKAVNADGTIKSPAELKALYAAAGIDGTKPIITSCRIGERSSHSWFVLSRILGYQARNYDGSWTEYGNAVGVPVVNLAGTVWGGK; encoded by the coding sequence GTGCTGCGCCAATCCGCTCGCCTGCTCGCCCTCGCCGCAGGCACCCTCCTGCCCCTGTCCCAGGCCCTCGCGCAGGAACCGGCGGCCAGGCCTGCCGGGCCGGCCGCCATCAAGGCCGACCCGCAGGACAGCCCCCTCGTCTCGACCGAGTGGCTGGAGAAGAACCTCGACGCCAAGAAGGTCCGGATCGTCGAGGTCAGCGTGGAGCCGGGCGTGTTCGAGCGCGGCCACATCCCGGGCGCCCAGAACGTCGTCTGGCACACCGACCTCGTCGAGACGGTGAGCCGCGACATCGCCGGCCCCGAGAAGTTCACCGCCCTGGTGCGGCGCCTCGGCATCGACCGGGACACCACGGTGGTGCTCTACGGCGACAACAACAACTGGTTCGCCGCCTGGGGCGCCTGGGTCTTCGCCCAGTACGGCCTCGTCGACAACGTGAAGCTCCTCGACGGCGGCCGCAAGAAGTGGGAGGCCGAGAAGCGGCCGCTCGACACCCGCAGCGCCGACGTCGCGGCCTCCGGCTTCACCCCGGCGTCGGCCTCGCCCGCCCTCCGGGCCCGCTTTAGCGACGTGCTGGCGGTGGCGAAGAAGGAGCGCGACGAGCAGATCCTCGACATCCGCTCGCCCGACGAGTTCAGCGGAAAGATCATCGCGCCGGCCGGCGTGCAGGAACTCGCGATCCGCGCCGGCCACATCCCGGGCTCGGTCAACGTGCCCTGGGGCAAGGCGGTGAACGCGGACGGCACGATCAAGTCCCCGGCCGAACTGAAGGCGCTCTACGCCGCCGCGGGCATCGACGGCACGAAGCCGATCATCACCTCCTGCCGCATCGGCGAGCGCTCCAGCCACTCGTGGTTCGTGCTGAGCCGGATCCTCGGCTATCAGGCCCGCAACTACGA
- the gltA gene encoding citrate synthase has translation MSASSSITVDGKQVELPVKKGTIGPDVVDIGKLYAQTGAFTFDPGFTSTASCESKITYIDGDEGVLLYRGYPIEQLAEKGDFLETCYLMLFGELPTEAQKADFDYRVTRHTMVHDQMNRFFSGFRRDAHPMAVMVACVGALSAFYHDSTDISDEQQRMIASIRMIAKMPTLAAMAYKYSIGQPFVYPKNELDYTSNFLRMCFAVPCEEFQVNPVFSKALDRIFILHADHEQNASTSTVRLAGSSGANPFACIAAGIACLWGPAHGGANEAALKMLMEIGTPDRVDAYVAKAKDKNDPFRLMGFGHRVYKNYDPRARLMQATTHQVLKELGKQDDPLLEVAVKLEEIALKDGYFIEKKLYPNIDFYSGITLKAMGFPTDMFTVLFAVARTVGWIAQWAEMIEDPSQKIGRPRQLYIGPDRREYVPLEQRG, from the coding sequence AAGCAGGTCGAGCTTCCGGTCAAGAAGGGGACCATCGGTCCGGACGTCGTCGACATCGGCAAGCTCTACGCCCAGACCGGTGCCTTCACCTTCGATCCGGGCTTCACCTCGACGGCCTCCTGCGAGTCGAAGATCACCTATATCGACGGTGACGAGGGCGTGCTGCTCTACCGCGGCTACCCGATCGAGCAGCTCGCCGAGAAGGGCGACTTCCTCGAGACCTGCTACCTGATGCTGTTCGGCGAATTGCCGACCGAAGCCCAGAAGGCCGATTTTGACTACCGGGTCACGCGCCACACCATGGTGCACGACCAGATGAACCGCTTCTTCTCCGGCTTCCGCCGCGACGCGCACCCGATGGCCGTGATGGTGGCCTGCGTGGGCGCGCTCTCGGCCTTCTACCACGACTCGACCGACATCTCGGACGAGCAGCAGCGGATGATCGCCTCGATCCGCATGATCGCCAAGATGCCGACGCTTGCGGCGATGGCCTACAAGTACTCGATCGGTCAGCCCTTCGTGTACCCGAAGAACGAGCTCGACTACACCTCGAACTTTCTGCGGATGTGCTTCGCAGTTCCGTGCGAGGAGTTCCAAGTCAACCCGGTCTTCTCGAAGGCGCTCGACCGGATCTTCATCCTGCACGCCGACCACGAGCAGAACGCCTCGACCTCGACGGTGCGTCTCGCGGGCTCGTCCGGCGCCAACCCCTTCGCCTGCATCGCGGCCGGCATCGCCTGCCTGTGGGGGCCGGCCCATGGCGGCGCCAACGAGGCGGCGCTGAAGATGCTGATGGAGATCGGCACGCCCGACCGGGTCGACGCCTACGTCGCCAAGGCCAAGGACAAGAACGATCCGTTCCGCCTGATGGGCTTCGGTCACCGGGTCTACAAGAACTACGATCCGCGCGCCCGCCTGATGCAGGCCACCACCCATCAAGTGCTGAAGGAACTCGGCAAGCAGGACGACCCGCTGCTCGAGGTCGCGGTGAAGCTCGAGGAGATCGCCCTCAAGGACGGGTACTTCATCGAGAAGAAGCTCTACCCGAACATCGATTTCTATTCGGGCATCACCCTGAAGGCGATGGGCTTCCCGACCGACATGTTCACGGTGCTGTTCGCCGTTGCCCGCACGGTCGGCTGGATCGCGCAGTGGGCCGAGATGATCGAGGATCCGTCCCAGAAGATCGGCCGGCCGCGTCAGCTCTATATCGGACCGGACCGGCGCGAATACGTGCCGCTGGAGCAGCGCGGCTGA